Genomic DNA from Spirochaeta isovalerica:
ATCGGAAAGTGGATCATCTTCCGGACGGTGGAGAAAATCCGCAGCTGGAGTGTTCCCTATGGCATTTATATTTCCATAAATCTCTCGGTCCGCGAGTTTGAAGATGAAAATTTATACGATCTTCTCCTTCAGGCCATGGGTAAAGGGGGAGAGCTCCCCAGGAAGTATCTCAAACTGGAAATAACCGAATCGGGAGGGATGGAAAAACCGGAAGAGACTATTGCCCGCATGAAGAAGCTCAGCGATGCGGGTTTTTCGATTTTTATTGATGATTTCGGAACAGGGCAGTCCAGTCTGGCCTATTTAAAGAATCTTCCGGCTACGACTCTGAAAATAGATAAGTCCTACATCGATCCGATTGTAGAGGATGAGGACAGCCGGTCCTATCTGAAGCTGATCCTCAATCTTGCGGAAAACCGCGGGAAGGAAACCGTTGTGGAAGGGGTGGAGACAGCTGAACAGCTCTCAATCCTGAAAGAGGCCGGCTGCCGGTCCATTCAGGGATACTATTTTTCAAAGCCCCTCCCTGCGGATCAATTTGAATCTCTTCTTGCAAACAGTACGATTCTTCCGGAAAAAAGATGATTGCTTTTTTTATTGACAGAAAAGGGAATGAGATTAAAAATAAATTAAGAGCGAGTAATCACTCGGGTTTTAATTTCACTGAAGGTTTTTTTACCGATATATCGCGTCCCGGCCCGATCCTTCTTTGTTATTATATTTAGAGCGAGTGTTCGCTCAGTGTCTATGTCTGTATATTTGTTCATTCCCATAAGGTTTATATAAGGAGGATTTAAATGAGTAGAGAGACAGTTATGTCCTACATTAATGTTTTCGCCGTATTGAAAAATATGGAGGAACTCGTACGGGTCGATGCTGCGTCGAAAGAGCTTATCAAAGACAAAGACATGTCCATTCAATTCACTGTAAACAAAGGACCGAAAGCTGTTCTGACCTTCCGTAACGGCGAAGCTCAGCTTACAAGAGGCGGAGGGAAGGCTGGAATCAAGCTCTATTTTTTCTCTCCCGATCACTTTAACAAAATGATGGACGGCAAGGCCAACCCCGTTCCCTACAAGGGGTTGACGAAAATTTCCTTTCTCACGGGAACCTTTATGAAACTGGCGGAAAGGCTCGAATATTATCTTCGTCCCGATGAAGACAAACTCCGGGACAGTGCATATTTCAAAGCCAATACCGAGATGACAGCTTACGCGGCTTTCTTTGCCCTATCGGAAATAGGAAACCGCGATGAGAAGGCTTTGCACAGCACCGCCGCCATACCGGATGGAAAGATTCTGGTTAAGGTGGAAAACGGGCCGGCTGTCACAGTCATCAAGGAAAACGGCATTCTCCGAACGGAAAAGGGAGAACCCGAATCGCCTCGGTGTATTCTCTCCTTCAGTTCTCTGGAATCGGCTCATCTCGTTCTCAATGGAAAACTCGATACCTACACAGCTCTGGCAACGGGGCAGATGGCCATGCGCGGATTTATTCCAATGATAGAAAATATGAACCCCATTCTCGATCAGGTCGCGGAATATCTGCAATAGGAAGGAAAAGATGATTGAAACTAAAGAAGAAGCGAAACTCAATACCTATGAAAATTCACAGGAGTTATTCAAAAGGGCGGTAAAAGTCATCCCCACGGGGATTCCCGGACATCTCGGACCGGTCCAGTCTCAGTTCATTCCCACTTCGGACTTCCCGTTTTATGCCGAAAGGGCCGAAGGATCCTATTTCTGGGATCTGGATGGTAACAAATTCATCGATTACATGTGCGCCTACGGTCCCAATGTTCTGGGGTATAACAATCCCGTTGTGGACAAAGCGGCTTTCGATCAGTTCAAGAAGGGAAACTGCATGGCTCTTCCCGGCAAGGTTCAGGTCGAATTTGCCGAGCTGCTGGTCGACACGATTGAAGGGGCCGATTGGGCCATGTTTATGAAGAACGGAGGAGATGCTACAAGCTTCGCCCTTATGATAGCCCGTGCGGCGACAGGCAGGAAGAAGCTGGTCCGCATAAAAGGGGGATATCACGGCGTGGCACCCTGGACCCAGGTCGACGGCCATGCGGGAGTTGTCAGTGAGGATATTTCCAACAATCTCTTTATGGAGTGGAACGATGCGGAAGCCTTTGAAAGACTTATCAGCGACTATCCCGGACAGATCGCCGGTCTTATCGCCACTCCCTACGATCATAGAATCTTCACGGATAATGCACTTCCCAAACCGGGATACTGGCAGAAAATACGGCAGCTCTGTACGGATAACGGCATTGTTCTGATCATTGATGATGTCCGCTGCGGATTCCGTCTCGATATGGGCGGATCGGCAAAATACTTCGGTTTCGAACCGGATCTGGCCTGCTACTGCAAGGCTCTGGCCAACGGTTACAATATTTCTTCGGTTGTCGGAAAGGATTCGCTCCGCGATGCGGCATCAAAAGTATTTTACACGGGAAGCTACTGGTCTTCCGCCGTTCCCATGGCGGCGGGGATAGCCTGCATCAATGAGCTGAAGAGGATCGACGGTCCCCGTCTGATGATAGAGAAAGGGGAGAAGCTCACTGCGGGACTGAAAAAGACCGCCGAAGCAAACGGCATTGATCTGGTTATCTCCGGTGTCCCTTCCATGTTTTATATGCGCATTGCCAATGACAATTCGCTGATGATGCACCAGGAGTTCTGTGCCGAGTGCGCCAAACGGGGCGTTTTCTTCGTCTCCCATCACAATCATTTTATCAACTGTTCTCTCTCTGATGAGGACATTGCGAAAACTCTGGAAGTGGCGGAGGAAGCTTTCCGGATAGTAAAGAAAAATAATCCGGACAAGTGCAATTAAGGGAGGAACCAATGGGCTTGAGCGAAAAAGAATTTCTGGAACTGGATGAAAAAGCGAAAGAGATGAGGCATCTGATCCTCGATACGGTACAGTGGGCGGGCGGCGCCCATGTGGGGGGATCGCTCAGCGCGGCTGATATCCTCACGCTTCTCTACTATAAATATCTGAATATCGACCCCGGGAAACCGGATTGGGAGGACCGTGACCGCTTTGTCCTCAGCAAGGGACATATCGGTGTGGGGCTGGCGCCCTTCCTGGCGGATAAGGGATATATCGACCGGGAGCTCCTTAAAACATACAACCATACGGGGTCCTCGCTGGGAATGCACCTCGATAAAAACAAGGTTCCGGGGCTGGATGCGTCAACGGGATCTCTGGGACACGGTCTTCCCATCAGCCTGGGGATGGCGCTGGCGGCGAAGCAGAGGGGGAAAAGCTATAAGACCTGGTGTCTTCTGGGAGACGGAGAGTGCAATGAAGGCTCTGTCTGGGAGGCGGCTATGGCGGCTTCCCATCATAAGGCGGACAATCTCATCGCCATGGTGGACCGGAACCGCTGTATGATGGACGGCTCCACCGAAGACGTTATGGCCCTCGAACCCTTTGCCGACAAGTGGCGGGCTTTCGGATTCAATGTGCTGGAGGTGGACGGACACGACCTGAAGGCGCTGGCCGAAGCCATGGAAACAGCCCTGGAGGCAGGAGATAAGCCGACGGTCATAATCTGCCAAACTGTCAAGGGATGCGGAGTCGAGTCCATTTCCGGCGATTACCGGTATCACTACGCCTCCTTCGATCCCGAAAAAACCAGACTTTTTAAAGAAGAGATAAGCTCTTATCACGCAAAAAGAAGAGAGGAGAAGAAATAATGGCCGGTTTAACCTATACCATACTGGACGCGACCAATATGTCCACTGCGGAAGTTTACGGAAAAGCTCTGGAACACCTGGCGGATAATTACGACAATGTCGTGGGACTTACGGCCGATCTGGCCAAATCTACTAAAATCGGAGTTCTGGCTGAAAAACATCCCGACCGTCTCTACAATATGGGAATCGCCGAACAGAATCTCTTCGGCGTTGCCGCGGGAATGGCTTCGGCGGGGCTAGTCCCCTATGTCTCCACTTTCGCCATTTTCACATCCATGAGGGCACTCGATCAGGTCCACACCGATATCTGCTACCAGAATCTCAATGTGAAGATGATTGCAACCCACGGAGGCCTGAGTTTCGGCCAGGCCGGTTCGACACACCACTGCACGGAGGATATCGGCATCATGCGGACCATGGCCAATCTGACAATTGTCGTCCCGGCCGACGGGATCTCCGCAGCGGAAGCCGTTACCGCCGCATACAGCAAGGAAGGTCCGGTCTATATCCGTCTCAACCGGGGTTATGACCAGCCCGTATACGACACATCGGAATGTGATTTTCAGATCGGGAAATCAATAGAACTGGCTGAAGGATCCGATCTGACCATTATCGCCTGCGGGGCCGCTGTGTACAGAGCCAGGGAAGCGGCGTCTATTTTAAGAAACAGTGACGGTATCCACGCCCGGGTCATCGATATGCACACAATCAAACCGATAGACAGAGATGCCATTCTGAAAGCGGTTCACGATACGCGGAGAATCATCACTGTGGAAGACCACAATATCATCGGGGGGCTGGGAAGCGCCGTTGCGGAAGTCATGGCGGAGAGCGGAAAAGCCTGCGCCTTTAAACGATTGGGCGTGCCCGATACCTTTTCCATCATCGGACTCCATGAAGATCTTATGGCCCATTACGGTTTCGATATGAACGGAATCGCCTCGGCGGCGCGGGAATTGATGAATAGGGATTTTGAAGAAGATGACGACTGGGATGACGAATTATGAGTGTGCTCGCCAATGATGAAATCTAT
This window encodes:
- a CDS encoding aminotransferase class III-fold pyridoxal phosphate-dependent enzyme, yielding MIETKEEAKLNTYENSQELFKRAVKVIPTGIPGHLGPVQSQFIPTSDFPFYAERAEGSYFWDLDGNKFIDYMCAYGPNVLGYNNPVVDKAAFDQFKKGNCMALPGKVQVEFAELLVDTIEGADWAMFMKNGGDATSFALMIARAATGRKKLVRIKGGYHGVAPWTQVDGHAGVVSEDISNNLFMEWNDAEAFERLISDYPGQIAGLIATPYDHRIFTDNALPKPGYWQKIRQLCTDNGIVLIIDDVRCGFRLDMGGSAKYFGFEPDLACYCKALANGYNISSVVGKDSLRDAASKVFYTGSYWSSAVPMAAGIACINELKRIDGPRLMIEKGEKLTAGLKKTAEANGIDLVISGVPSMFYMRIANDNSLMMHQEFCAECAKRGVFFVSHHNHFINCSLSDEDIAKTLEVAEEAFRIVKKNNPDKCN
- a CDS encoding transketolase, which translates into the protein MGLSEKEFLELDEKAKEMRHLILDTVQWAGGAHVGGSLSAADILTLLYYKYLNIDPGKPDWEDRDRFVLSKGHIGVGLAPFLADKGYIDRELLKTYNHTGSSLGMHLDKNKVPGLDASTGSLGHGLPISLGMALAAKQRGKSYKTWCLLGDGECNEGSVWEAAMAASHHKADNLIAMVDRNRCMMDGSTEDVMALEPFADKWRAFGFNVLEVDGHDLKALAEAMETALEAGDKPTVIICQTVKGCGVESISGDYRYHYASFDPEKTRLFKEEISSYHAKRREEKK
- a CDS encoding transketolase family protein, which encodes MAGLTYTILDATNMSTAEVYGKALEHLADNYDNVVGLTADLAKSTKIGVLAEKHPDRLYNMGIAEQNLFGVAAGMASAGLVPYVSTFAIFTSMRALDQVHTDICYQNLNVKMIATHGGLSFGQAGSTHHCTEDIGIMRTMANLTIVVPADGISAAEAVTAAYSKEGPVYIRLNRGYDQPVYDTSECDFQIGKSIELAEGSDLTIIACGAAVYRAREAASILRNSDGIHARVIDMHTIKPIDRDAILKAVHDTRRIITVEDHNIIGGLGSAVAEVMAESGKACAFKRLGVPDTFSIIGLHEDLMAHYGFDMNGIASAARELMNRDFEEDDDWDDEL